A stretch of the Enoplosus armatus isolate fEnoArm2 chromosome 13, fEnoArm2.hap1, whole genome shotgun sequence genome encodes the following:
- the LOC139295488 gene encoding disks large homolog 4-like isoform X2, with the protein MFMSVWYAKKMGCRFLNNVRKAKKHRHHKMVNGTEGEIEYEEITLERGNSGLGFSIAGGTDNPHVGDDPSIFITKIIPGGAAAQDGRLSVNDCILFVNDVDVREVTHSQAVEALKEAGAIVRLYVLRRKPAAEKVTEIKLIKGPKGLGFSIAGGVGNQHIPGDNSIYVTKIIEGGAAHKDGRLQIGDKILAVNNVCLEDVMHEDAVGALKNTAEVVYLRVAKPNNLFLTNSFNPPDLTSTYSHMDTELSHPNYLGSDYPQALTPTSPSRFSPVLHGMMGDDDIPREPRRVLIHRGSTGLGFNIVGGEDGEGIFISFILAGGPADLSGELHKGDQILSVNGVDLRMATHEQAAAALKNAGQTVTIIAQYRPDEYSRFEAKIHDLREQLMNSSMGSGTTTLRSNPKRGFYIRALFDYDKTADCGFLSQALGFKFGDVLHVLDCGDEEWWQARKVSPQNEAEEVGFIPSKHRVERKEWSRVKSPGRDKTSHSYETVTQVEVHYARPIIILGPVKDRINDDLLSEFPDKFGSCVPHTTRPKREYEVDGRDYHFVSSREQMEKDIQSHRFIEAGQYNSHLYGTSVQSVREVAEQGKHCILDVSANAVRRLQAAQLHPIAIFVRPKSLENVLEINTRLTEEQARKGMDRALKLEQDFLECFSAVVEGDSFEEVYHKVKTVIEEQSGPYIWIPTRERL; encoded by the exons ATGTTCATGTCCGTGTGGTACGCCAAAAAGATGGGCTGCCGGTTCCTCAACAATGTTCGGAAAGCCAAGAAACATCGACATCATAAGATG GTGAATGGGACAGAAGGGGAAATCGAGTATGAGGAGATCACACTGGAGAGA GGTAACTCAGGCCTTGGCTTCAGCATAGCAGGAGGGACAGACAACCCCCATGTGGGCGACGACCCCAGCATCTTCATCACCAAAATCATACCTGGAGGAGCCGCGGCTCAGGATGGACGGCTGAG TGTGAACGACTGCATCCTATTTGTGAATGATGTTGATGTGAGGGAGGTGACACACAGCCAAGCTGTGGAGGCTCTTAAGGAGGCAGGTGCTATCGTCCGCCTCTATGTTCTCCGcagaaaaccagcagcagagaaagtcACTGAAATCAAACTCATCAAAGGGCCTAAAG GATTAGGTTTCAGCATTGCTGGAGGGGTGGGAAACCAGCACATACCAGGAGATAACAGTATCTATGTCACCAAGATCATTGAAGGCGGGGCGGCTCATAAAGATGGCCGTCTGCAGATCGGGGACAAGATCTTGGCG GTGAACAACGTGTGTCTGGAAGATGTGATGCATGAGGATGCGGTGGGGGCTCTGAAGAACACAGCCGAGGTGGTGTACCTCAGGGTGGCCAAGCCCAACAACCTGTTCCTGACCAACTCCTTCAATCCCCCAGACCTCACCAGCA CATATTCCCATATGGACACTGAACTCAGCCACCCCAACTATCTTGGGTCAGATTACCCACAAGCCCTCACTCCCACCTCACCTAGTCGGTTTTCTCCCGTTCTGCATGGCATGATGGGAGATGATGACATCCCCAG GGAGCCTCGCAGAGTTTTGATCCACCGAGGCTCCACAGGTCTGGGATTCAACATTGTtggaggagaggacggagaggGGATCTTTATCTCTTTCATCCTGGCAGGGGGACCAGCTGACCTCAGCGGAGAGCTGCACAAGGGCGATCAGATCCTCAGC GTGAACGGCGTGGACCTGCGTATGGCCACACACGAACAGGCAGCTGCAGCACTGAAGAACGCCGGCCAGACAGTGACCATCATCGCTCAGTACAGGCCCGATG AGTACAGCCGCTTTGAGGCTAAGATCCACGACTTGAGGGAACAGCTGATGAACAGCAGCATGGGCTCTGGGACCACGACGCTAAGGAGCAACCCAAAGAGAGGCTTCTACATAAG GGCTCTTTTTGACTATGACAAGACTGCGGACTGTGGCTTCCTCAGTCAGGCACTGGGCTTCAAGTTTGGGgatgtgctgcatgtgttggACTGCGGTGACGAGGAGTGGTGGCAGGCCCGTAAGGTTAGCCCCCAGAACGAGGCTGAGGAAGTCGGCTTCATCCCCAGCAAGCACAG gGTGGAAAGAAAAGAGTGGTCCCGTGTTAA GTCACCAGGGAGAGATAAAACCTCACACAGCTATGAGACAGTCACCCAAGTGGAAG TTCATTATGCAAGGCCCATCATCATTCTGGGTCCTGTGAAAGACAGGATAAATGATGACCTGTTGTCTGAGTTCCCTGATAAGTTTGGATCTTGTGTCCCAC ACACTACGCGGCCCAAGAGGGAGTATGAGGTGGACGGGCGGGACTATCACTTTGTGTCGTCACGGGAACAGATGGAGAAGGACATCCAGAGCCATCGGTTCATTGAGGCGGGCCAGTACAACAGTCACCTGTATGGCACCAGTGTCCAGAGTGTCCGCGAGGTGGCTGAGCAG GGGAAACACTGCATCCTGGATGTATCGGCCAATGCTGTGCGCAGACTACAAGCAGCTCAGCTTCATCCCATCGCCATCTTTGTCCGGCCCAAGTCACTGGAGAATGTCCT AGAGATCAACACTCGCCTGACAGAGGAGCAGGCCAGGAAAGGAATGGACCGAGCCCTCAAACTAGAGCAAGACTTCCTAGAGTGTTTCTCAG CTGTCGTGGAAGGGGACAGCTTTGAAGAGGTCTATCACAAAGTAAAGACAGTGATCGAGGAGCAATCAGGGCCTTACATCTGGATCCCCACTCGGGAGAGGCTGTGA